TCACCCTCAGGTCTCTGACCCCTCCCAAGGATCATGCCGCAGCCCCACTGACCCAGGAGTAGGGGCCTAAGGGGTGAGTGGGCTAGACTGAGGGCTTTCAGGGTCAGGAAACAGGGTGGGGGTGGCCTTCCTGAACCCCACAACTCCTTACAGCCCCTTTCTCCTACAAGGACCCTGTTGCTAGGTaacagatgggggagccagaatgAGGCAGCTtgagaggctggaggctggacCCATGACAGGAAATGGCCTTGATCCCTCTCTGCAGTGACTCTCCAGGTGCAGACACAcagcctcacacacacacacacacacacgcacagatatacagacacacatgcagacaGACACACATCCAGAGACAGCACACTGCTCCCACACACAGATAGGTGCACATtcatagacacacagacacacagacacccacTCACAcagacaggcacacacatactcacacagaaacacatgcacacaaacacggtcttacagacacatacacatgcagccaaacacatacacagagacTTTTATACACTCTCATATACACACAAacctgcacacacagacacacagacatccACAAAGAGCTGCATACACACGCATACCCACACAGGCAAACTCACCCATACTTAGAGACACACGGATGCACATGTACAAGCACACTGAAAGAGTCACAGAAACACAATATATCAAAGCAATAGGATCCaacctgagcaatatagcaagaccttgtctctactaaaagtcaaacaaattagccaggggtggtggcacgcacctgtagtcccagttctttggaggctgagaccagagagtcacttgagcccaggagatcaaggctgcagcaagctatgattgtgccactgcactccagcctgggcaatagagtgagatcttgtctcaaaacaaaaaaagcaaagcaataggaggcaaaaatatgcaaataagcaCAGCAATATCCCAATGTAGAAAGCCAGCCCCAGAGATATAGACATGATCCAATGGGAAGAGAAGCACTGAGGGGGGACATACTGTGAGGCAGACTGAACGGTACAGTAGGTGGCCCGGTTCCGCCTTTATCCCTTACAGGGAGGACCCCAATCTAGGCCCAAGAGGGAAAGCCACGTGCCTGTATGAGTGTATgagcatgtgcacgtgtgtgtgtgcacagggtgGTGCACCTGGCAGGGGCCCTTGAGTGAGGCATGCCCCATTCTGTAGCAGGGAACCTGGAATGGGCTGTGTGTTCTGCAAGAAATTGGAGCCAGTGGCCACGGCCAAGGAGGATGCTGGCCTGGAAGGGGACTTCAGAAGCTACGGGGCAGCAGACCACTATGGGCCTGACCCCACTAAGGCCCAGCCTGCATCCTCATTTGCCCACATCTCCAACTACAGCAACTTCTCCTCTCAGGCCATCAACCCTGGGTTCCTTGATAGTGGCACCATCAGGGGTGTGTCAGGTGAGTCCAAGGGGCCGGAGGCAGGTGCTGCCTGGATCCTGGGAGAAAGTGAGGGAAGAAGAGGAGCTGCGGACTTGCCCTTAGGAGCCTCCAGTAGGATGTGGCAGATACAACCCCGCTTTCAAGATCACATGGGCTGAGGGAGTCTGTACAGTCCTACCATCAGAAACCACAGTCTGCAGGACAGGGTCAAGAAGCTCTACTCCCAGTCTGAGAGGGGCAGGATGCTGTGACAGATGCAAGTGACAAAGAGAAACTTCTTGCCCTTTTAGGTGCCACTTCCCAGATGGGAAGTCTTCTtggtggggaagaggaggagtggGCAACAAGGGGATCCTCCATGGTGGGAGGAATGGGCTTGAAGTTGTGTGTCCTAAgctgtgcagaccaaatcagaaATTCTTTGGACTCCAAAGGCCTTTGGGAACCGGAGCACTAAAGGAGTGGGGAGGTGCAGCACCTGGCTGGGGAACAGGAATTTGGGGTGCAGCCCCCTTGGTGCTTCTGCCCCATGCCCTACCCTGCTGAGTAGCCCTGACTCTGCAGGGATTGGGGTGACCCTGTTCATTGCCCTGTATGACTATGAGGCTCGAACTGAGGATGACCTCACCTTCACCAAGGGCGAGAAGTTCCACATCCTGAACAACACGTAAGTGACCAGGCCACCTAGTCAGAACATTGCCTGGGCTGGGAGCAGGACACAGACAGGAATCGCACCTGGTCCCTAGCCTCAGAATGCTCCAGCCTAGTTGGGAACACATATACATAACAATAAAAACCCTGGGTGATTGCAACTGTGTGCTGGTTGGGGGCGTTGGTGTTGGGCCACTGCACCGGCCTGGAGGAGGTGATTTTTAAGCTGAggctataaaaatgaaatagacggctgggtgcagtggctcatgcctgtaatcccagcactttgggaggccaaggcgggtggaccacctgaggtcaggagtttgagaccagcctggccaacatggtgaaaccctgtctgtactaaaaatacaaaaattagccaggcgtggtggcgcatgtctgtaatcccagctacctgagaggctgaagcaggagaatcacttgaacctgggaggcggaggttgcagtgagctgagattgcgccactgcactccagcctaggcaacagagcaagactccatctcaacaaaataaataagtaattaaaaaatgaaaaataaaaatgaatagacaGTGAAGGAAGAggtaagaaaagaggaagagagtgagagagaatgagaataaaTGATGACTTCTGAAAACCACAAAGTGGTTCACCTTAGGTGGTTCATAAAATATGGGATGCAGAATGGGAGAGAACAGAGGCTAGAGAGGTAGGCAGAGGCAGATtctgccaggctttttttttttttttttttttttgagttggagtctcgctctgtctcccaggctggagtgcagtggtgcagtcttggctcactgtcacccccacctcctgggttcaagtgatcctgggactacaggcaagagccaccacacctggctaattttttgtatttttagtaaagatggggtttcaccatgttggccaggctggtctcgaactcctgacctcaggagatctgcttgccttggcctcccaaagtgctggaattacaggcatgagccaccacacctggcctctgtcAGGCTTTTTAAGCCACATTGAGAAGTCTAGATTTTATCCAGAAGGAAATCTGTAGCCATTTTCTGTGGGGAAGTGACCTAGTCAGCTGTCCACTGTATTCCCAATCCCCAGCCCAGCTGGGGAGCCCGAGGAAGAAGCTAAGAGCCCCAAGTGCCCCCGAGCTTATTCCTTCTGCAGGGACAAGCCCTCCCAGGGAAGCTGCAGTGGCTGGGGCAGAGCAGACAAAAGCCCCAGTGGTGGGGGGTGTCCAAGATGAGGCTGTGGCAGGATTCATCTCTGCAGACCTGTGTGGCTCCACCTGGCCCCAGGGTGCCTTGGGGGCTAGGGGTGCTGCTGACCATGCCCTGTTCTGTGCCTGCAGTGAAGGTGACTGGTGGGAGGCTCGGTCTCTCAGCTCCGGACAAACTGGCTACATTCCGAGCAACTATGTGGCCCCTGTTGACTCCATCCAGGCTGAAGAGTAAGTGGGGATTGGGGCAAGACCAGCCCTATGGACAGGACCCTGGAGTCCAGACTCCACGGCCACCTCTGGGACAAGTCATTACTCCAGTCTGAGCCTGTCTCCTTATCTAATAATTTTGTAAGGTCATTGTGAGAACAAAAGAAGATTGtactgataataataatagtagataATACTTATAGAGCATGTATTATGTTCTGGCCACTATTCAAAGTACTGTCTGTGTATTAATGGGGTTAGAAACTACTACtatcctattttacaaatgaggaagttgAGACACAGAGAAAGTAAATATCCTGGGCAAGTTCACATGGCTAGTGAGTGGTGGAGCTGATGTATGAACCCAGATAGTTGGGCTGCATTTGCTAAGCATTACACATATTGCCTCCCCGTAAAGCAACAGTgtatgagctttaaaaaattgtaaagtgCTGAAAAGGTGCAAAGGAGCATTACTAAGAATTAATTCTATTAAGGAgacaagaatttttctttttctttttcttttctttccttttactttttcttttttcttttttttttttttttttttttgagacagggtcctactctgttgcctaggctagagtgtagtgtagtagcacaatctcagctcactgcagctttgacctccctggctcagatGATTctttcaccatgcctggctaatattttttttttttgtagtagagatggtgtttcgccatattgcccaggctggtcttgaactcctgagctcaagccatctgcccatcttggcctcccaaagttcagggattacaggcatgagccaccaaggcCTGGCCCAAGAGGCAGGAATTTATCATTCATTGAATACCTTTATATACTTGAGCAAGTATACTACAGCAAGTATTTACCGCCTTGGTTCACTTAATGCTCACAATAACACTGTTaatattattagttttttaagagacaggggcatgctctgatgcccaggctggggtacagtgacatgattttagctcactacagcctcaaactcatgagctcaagtgatcctcccacctcagcctcctgagtagctgatactactggtgtgtgccaccatgcctggctaatttttatatatttttttatagaaGCAGAATCttgctatgctgctcaggctggtctcaaacttctgagctcaagcaatcctctcaccttggcctcccaaagtgctgggatttcaggcatgagtcaccatgcctggccctgatattattattttagacagagtcttgctctgttgcccaggctggagggcagtggcgtaatcttggctcactgcaacctccacctcctgagttcaagcaattctcctgcctcagccttccaagtacctgggactacaggtgcatgccaccacacctggctaatttttataattttagtagagacggggtttcaccatgttggccaggctggtctcaaactcctgacctcaagtgatcttcctgcctcagactcccgaagtgctgaaattacaggcatgagccaccgtgtccggcccctTGATattattattgttcccattttacagatgaggaaactgaggctcaaaaagcttttaaaaatctattctcaCAAATGTCATACATATATGAGAAAAGAAGGGATTGAAGAGACTTTGCAGAGTGAGAATCCAGGACTCCGTGACTGATTTGGGTTATGGGGAGTGGGAGGAATCAAGGGTGACTCAAAGTCTCCTTAAGGAGCTGGGTGGATGACGGCACCATTTGCTAAGGCGGGGAACACAGGAGCAGGTATAGGTTCATGAGTTCTAGGGGGCGCTTGTTGGATTGTGGTTTGTGGAGAGGAACATCCAGGTGGATGAGGCTGCCAGCAATTCAATTAGGTTGTGCTTTGTATGGCAGGCGACCAGCCCATGCTAATCCATGCCCCTGAATCAGTCCAGAGGAAGGGACAACTTTTCTTAATTGCCACTAAAACTCCTCAGTTTGTTTGCTGTggcccttgcagagggcacaatGGGCTAGGGCAGAAATTTGGGACTCATGAGAGTAAAGATGATCATTAAGGCTATACAGGAGGGGGCCGGGGGCGGTgacacatgcatgtaatcccagcactttgggaggctgaagcgggcggatcacatgaggtcaggagttcaagaccagcctggccaacgtggtgaaacattatctctactaaaaataaaaaaattagccgggtgtagtggcaggcatctgtagtcccagctactcagaaggctgaggcaagagaatcacttgaacctgggaagtggaggttgcagtgagccgagatcgagccaccgcactccagcgtgggtgacagagcgagactccgtctcaaaaaaattaattaattaaaaatttctggaaaAGCTATATAGACAGTTAAGGAAGAGAGTGGAGAGTGCAAAAGTTTGGCCCTAGGACCCCACTTTGGGGAAAGCTGCCCTCGAAGGAGAAGGAGCCATTGGAGAAGTGAGGAAATCCAGACCAGGCCAAGTCAGAACAACCGAGAGAGCAGAGAAGCTTCAGGAAACAAGAGAGGGCATGTCAGAGGCTACCACTGGATTTGGCAGTGGGGGTGACCTTGGTGAGAGATTTCTCTGTGCGagggtgggaggcagaggccagacaGCAGAGCCTGGGAGGGAGTGGGAGGTGAGGAAGTGGAGACCCAAGTGTGAAGCACTTTTTCAAGTGAAGGGAAGGTGAGAAGATACAGCAGAATGTTGATGGCGAGATAGAACTTAGAATAGTTTCCTTTGGGGAAGGGAGAAATGTGGGCATGTCTGGAGGTTGTTGGAATAGAGAGGCTGCATGCAGGTGGAGGCTGCTGGCAGGAAGTGGGTATCACTGAGCAGGAGCGGGTAGGCGAGGTTCAGAGGTCAGGCGCGGTGAGGCCCAAGTCTGGGGAGGTGGTAGGAGGCATGAAGGAGAGGAGGAACAATGATGCAGAGGACAGGAGGTTTGTGGGGAGCTTCATGCTTGTGTCCACATCTTGGAGCCAGTGTCACCAAGCACTGAGAGGTGCTCAGTGCAGTGTTGTGGTTACGGGTAGTGTGGTTAGGAGCACAGGCCCTAAAGCAGACAGCCTGGGTTCCTGTTCTAGCAGCTGCAGCCCTGACTGTCTAATGGGGGTTAACAATAGTAGCTATCTCACAACATTGTTAGGAGAATTAAGTGAATACATACATGTATTAAGGCAGACCCTAACACGAAATGTATGTGTTATTATTATAGTGATTATTAAGGAAGTAGCTAATGTCATGCgtgtgggaggggggagggcttTGAAAAAAACTTGACAATGTGTCCTGTCTATACAGTCCTTCAACACTTCCTCCGTCCCCCTCCTGCCTGCCCTCCTGGACACATCACTTGCCAATGCCTTCCCCTGTTTCCTGAACTGTGCCTAGTACCCAGGGGCGGACTGACCTTCCCAGGGTCCACTGAGACTTCCACCACCCTTGGTTTGAAAACACGAGGCTCCTTTAATTCAACCCAAGATGGCCACAGGCCAGTTTCATGATCATCTGAGTCTCCTATGGCACCTGTGGTCACTTCAGCTCCCCCATTGTACCTGTACAGTTGGTTTAGGGCTACGGTTCAATCCCAGAAAGAATCCCCAAGGGAGAGGAGTAATTGAGGCCTGAGGTTGAAGTTTAGACTTAGGACAACATCCAAGTCTAAGAGAGTGCAGGAAGAGCAGTAGCTGGGGcgggagcagccagagagaagagaagcagcAGACTGTGCTGCTCTGGAGGCCAAAGGAGGAAAGGgtttggaggtggaggtgggagaaggaTCTGAGTGATCTGATTACTGCAGTGGTGAAAAAAGAACTAGGGTGAGCGGCAGAGGATTTTAGGTAGAGCTCATTGGCCAGCCTGTGGACAGGtcactttccctctctgagcctcaacttgctcatctgtaaaatgagtgcaCAGAGGGGCTATAGTGAGATGAACTGAGGGTCCATGGCACCCTGATGACTGGGATTGTAGCGATTTTAATTCAAGAGAAACCTAACGAGAAGAGATGCTAACCTTTGCTGGGCAcctactgtgggccaggcatTTTACACTCCCCTTCTCTGTGATCCTCCCAGCCAGGATGTGAAGCAGGTGTACCAGCCCCATTGTACACATGGGGAAAATGGAGTCTTGACTTGTGAGGTGACtgcgcaggaggctgaggtgaggttTGAGCAAAGCGTCCCTGACTCTTGCCTGCCTTTCCCAACAGGTGGTACTTTGGAAAGATTGGGAGAAAGGATGCAGAGAGGCAGCTGCTCTCACCAGGCAACCCCCAGGGGGCCTTTCTCATTCGGGAAAGCGAGACCACCAAAGGTAGGGATGGTGCCACTCGCCAAGGCGACTGGGAGGCCCAGCCATTGGGGTAGGGCTAGGAGCTGTAGGCTGCTTGGGTCAAGGCCAAGACCGGGACCAGGTCCTAGGGATGCTGCTGTctggcctctcccagctcccagaCTAGAGGAGAGAAGAACAGCAGATCAAAAGTGATCCTTCTCCACAGGTGCCTACTCCCTGTCCATCCGGGACTGGGATCAGACCAGAGGCAATCATGTGAAGCATTACAAGATCCGCAAACTGGACATGGGCGGCTACTATATCACCACACGGGTTCAGTTCAGCTCGGTGCAGGAGCTGGTGCAGCACTACATGGGTGAGGGCAGGGGCCTCAGATCCCTGAACCAACCCACTGAAGCATTGtccagatggggagactgaggcccagagggccTGAGGGAAGGGTCTACCAAGCAGTATTGGCCAGACGGAAACCAGAACCCAAGGATGGGGTCTCCCAGCCCAGGATCCAGCTCTGTGAGCTTCCGGGGGAAAGCAATCCATCACCAAGCAGCACCCCCTAATGACTGAGCAAGGCATTGGCCAGTTTCTTGCCTCAAGGCCTCAATTTGTGGAAACTTGATGGAGTGTTTGTGCCGCCTGAATGCCCCACCAAGGCACCAGGACTGCCCCGTGGGCAGACAGGGAGCCATCATCACAGGGCCCTGAGCAAGGGGTGACAGAGGCTGGTCTCACTTTTGTGAGAAACTCTGGCTGCTGGTGGAGCTTGGATGCCAGGGGACAAGGCAGAGTGAGGGGTCCATTAGAAGGCAGTGGTCGTTGTCCAGGTGAGAGGTGGTGGAAGCTAGACTAAATCGGTGGCAGCGGAGTAAAGATGAAGCAGACGATTCTGAAGCTGGGTAGGAGGCAGAATGGGCCTGACTTGGTGGAGAATTGGCTGTGGGGGTGAAGAGAAGGCAGGATTCAATGCCCACGTTTCTGCCTTGATTGGTTATGCCAAGGATGAGGTCCACGGAAGACCATGGGCCTCATGTCCACACCTTTGCCTGGAATCCCCAACCCCATTTCCACCTGTGAGAATCCCACCTTATCCTTCAAGGCCCAGCTGGAGGCTACCTCCTATGGGAAGGCCCCCAGTCCTTACAGAAGGCTTACAGGTATCATCTCTCCCTCTGGGTGCCACCCCCTTCCTTGGACACCAACATGCTCCCCTATTTAGTGGGTAGGGTTGCCTTTCTTCCTGGCCTGGGACCTCACTTGGGGCCTAGTTCCTTATAACTGATCTTAGGGTCTGGCACCAGGCTGGGATAGGATAAGGAGTGGAGGAGGGTGTCCTGGCCCACCTGTGACTCTACTTCATGACCCCCCCCCTAGAGGTGAATGACGGGCTGTGCAACCTGCTCATCGCGCCCTGCACCATCATGAAGCCGCAGACGCTGGGCCTGGCCAAGGACGCCTGGGAGATCAGCCGCAGCTCCATCACGCTGGAGCGCCGGCTGGGCACCGGCTGCTTCGGGGATGTGTGGCTGGGTACGGAGCTCCCGGGGGCCGGGGCGAGGGCCTGGGCTCGGGGGAGAGGGTCCTGACAAAGACAGCCTCCGAGCAGGCACGTGGAACGGCAGCACTAAGGTGGCGGTGAAGACGCTGAAGCCGGGCACCATGTCCCCGAaggccttcctggaggaggcgcAGGTCATGAAGCTGCTGCGGCACGACAAGCTGGTGCAGCTGTACGCCGTGGTGTCGGAGGAGCCCATCTACATCGTGACCGAGTTCATGTGTCACGGTCAGGAGGCGGAGCCTGGTCGGGCGGGATTCGGGGTGAAGTTAAGAAGGGAGTTTTCAGGCGTGGGACCTGGGACGCGATCTGTGAGGGACGAGGGACAATGGGCAGAGTCCCACTAAGGGACCAGGTGTGTAAAACGACTGGAGGGCTAGGGTGGGAGCCGGGCCGAGTGAGACCACTAGGGAGCTGGGGCGGGGGGCGGTGCCTCCGGTGTTAGGCTGGTAGGGCTTGGGCTAAGGAAGGCAGAATCGGGAGTGAGGGAAGGTCTGGGGCGGAGTCTGGGTGGGTCTTGTCCGGGACACCAAGGAACAGAAGAAACGAGATGTGGGCAGAGTCCGTGTCTGGCAGCTGGGCCAGGGCGAGACAAGTGAGGGGTTGAGGCACCCGCGGGGTCCTAAGTCGGGGCGGGTCCAGgtgggaggggctgaggggcGGGGCCAAGCgagaggaggaggggctggggcccgGGGTAGGGCCTTGGCGCTGACGTTCTGGCTTCTTCTTCCCAGGGAGCTTGCTGGATTTTCTCAAGAACCCGGAGGGCCAGGATTTGAGGCTGCCCCAATTGGTGGACATGGCAGCCCAGGTAACTGGGCCAGCAGCCTTTACCTCCCGGACCTCCCACCTATTAACTGTTCACAAATTCTCTGTCCCTTCAAACGCCTGGGAGGGCGGCCCCGCCCCCTGCATCAGCTGTGCCTCCAGCTGTGCCTGAGAGGTACTGCCtgtctttctgggcctcagtctccccctCTGGAAAGTGGGTTTTTCAAATGGTCCCTCACCCCTCACACAGGCCACGGTGTTGTGAGTCCACATGAGCTCCCATCTCTCCACACCTTGGTCCCCCAGGTAGCTGAGGGCATGGCCTACATGGAACGCATGAACTACATTCACCGCGACCTGAGGGCAGCCAACATCCTGGTTGGGGAGCGGCTGGCGTGCAAGATCGCAGACTTTGGCTTGGCGCGTCTCATCAAGGACGATGAGTACAACCCCTGCCAAGGTGCCCTGCTTCACCCCACCTTCCAAGAGCTCCCTATGCAACAAGGGACTTCCATGGGGCCCCACGCACCCAGGAACCCTTCTTCACCCCAGGTCGCCCGAGTCACCCCATCCTGATGTAGTATGAGAGGCAATTCTGGGCTCAAATCCCACGTCGGCCACTTACCAgccatgtggccttgggcaagtcacctaaccTCTGGGAGCTGCCGTTTCTCTTATGTAAAGTGAAAATATTCAGATAACAGCAAATCAGCAGATGTTTACCAGGCATCTGCTACGTGACAGGCACAGCTATAATTCTTAAATGAAAGACAATGGTGTGTAACAGTGGGAATTCTGTAGCCAGAATGCCTGAGTATGAATCCTAGCCAGGTATTAACTCTGTGAtgtgggcaagttacctaactaCTCAGTGCCTCCTTTTCCTCATCTTTAGAATGAGTCTCTATCTCATGGGGgttttgtgagggttaaatgagttaatgcatgcATATCActtaaaacagtgtctggcacacaggaaAGGCTAGCCAAGTATTGGCTGTTATTAGGATGAGAATCATTGCAATTTTTGGAAAGTGCCCATCACTATACtagacacatagtaggtgttgaCTAGATACCATGTCCTTTCTACTATGCCCAGAGACCCTTGTGCTCAGGATCCCCAAAATCCTCATCCCTAGAgtccccattctctctctctctctctttttttttttttttttttttttgagatggagtctcactgtcatccaggctgaagtgcagtggtgcgatctcaggttATTgaagcctcccaggttcaagcaattctcctgccgcaacctccctagtagctgggattacaggcacccgccaccatgcccggctaatttttgtatttttagtggagatggggtttcgccatgttggccaggctggtctcaaactcctgacctcaactgatccgactgccttggcctcccaaagtgctgggattacagacgtgagccactgcgcccagacccCATTCTCTTAATCCAGCTGTTTCCAGGGACCCCCTCACTAACTTTCCCTGCTCCCCCATCCTCTCCAGGGTCCAAGTTCCCCATCAAGTGGACAGCCCCAGAAGCTGCTCTCTTTGGCAGATTCACCGTCAAGTCAGATGTGTGGTCCTTTGGGATCCTGCTCActgaactcatcaccaagggcCGAATCCCCTACCCAGGTTTGCCTCGCCAAGGGTAgagttggggtgggggatggttaTGGGGAAGGGCTTCCTCCTGGCTGTCCCTTTGACTGACAGAGCCCCATCCTTCAGGCATGAATAAACGGGAAGTGTTGGAACAGGTGGAGCAGGGCTACCACATGCCGTGCCCTCCAGGCTGCCCAGCATCCCTGTACGAAGCCATGGAACAGACCTGGCGTCTGGACCCGGAGGAGAGGCCTACCTTCGAGTACCTGCAGTCCTTCCTGGAGGACTACTTCACCTCTGCTGAACCACAGTACCAGCCCGGGGATCAGACATAGCCTGTCCGGGCATCAACCACCTCTCTGGCGGTGGCCACCAGTCCTTGCCAATCCCCAGAGCTGTTCTTCCAAAACCCCCAGGCTGGCTTAGAACCCCATAGAGTCCTAGCATCTCCAAGGAGGTGGCTGCTCTGACACCACTTAGGGCAACCtacttgttttacagatggggcaAAAGGAGGCCCAGAGCTGATCTCTCATCCGCTCTGGCCCCAAGcactatttcttccttttccactTAGGCCCCTACATGCCTCTAGCCTTTCTCACTCCACCCCCACCCAAAGTGCTCAGACCTTGTCTAGTTATTTATAAAACTGTATGTACCTCCCTTACTTCTCTCCTATCACTGCTTTCCTACTCTCCTTTTATTTCACTCCAGTCCAGGTGCCAAGAATTTCCCTTCTACCCTCTATTCTCTTGGGTCTGTAAGttacaaagtcaggaaaagtCTTGGCTGGACCCCTTTCCTGTTGGGTGGATGCAGTGGTCCAGGACTGGGGTCTGGGCCCAGGTTTGAGGGAGAAGGTTGCAGAGCACTTCCCACCTCTCTGAATAGTGTGTAAGTGTTGGTTTATTGATTctgtaaataagtaaaatgacaATATGAATCCTCAAACCATGAAATacccttgaaccttcctttgggaGGGAGGGTGGTCAATGGGGGATGAACAGACAGATTTGGCTACAGGCAGCAGCAGGGGAAGCTGGAGAGGGCCCTAATGCCTACCAAGCATGGGGCATCCAAGGTGTGGAATTTTAGAACACCCAGAGTCCCACTGCTCATCTACACGTGAGTTTAGAAGACAAGCAACTGAAGATACATTAAAATGTCCCCTTCGTTGCTGATATGGCCTTCAATCTGTGTATAATAGGTTTGCTAATTCTTTATCTGAGTTCATCGGATTTGCCATTCATCACAGGTGCAATGGGACAACCTTAGGCCTCCTTTGCCAGTGCAGGGAGGAAGAACACAGTGGACCCTCTGGAGCTGTCAGACTCTCCAAAAGAGGACagaagagaggggaggagacAGAAGAGTCCTGAGGGTTAGTCTAACTCACTGGATCTCATTAGGGGAGTTTTGCCCCCAGGGGAGATTTTGGAGAGGTTTGGAGGCAGTGTGGTTTGTTTGGATCCTACAGGTAGGGATCAGGGATGCTGAACAACCTGCAGTGCACCTGCGTGATGATGAATCTTCCCACTCCCTCATTCCCCTTAGAGAAACTCTGGAAGCTGACATGCCTCCGTGTGGAAACAAGGGGAGCAGGGAGTAAAGATTCCTTCCTCTCCcatcagaaaatgtttgttgACCATCTGACTTACTAAGGGAATGGACAGAGAAGGAATCTGGGAGCTGGGAATCACTGCAGCAACTGGCAAATCATTACCGAGCATTGACTCTGCAAAGCAT
This portion of the Pongo abelii isolate AG06213 chromosome 1, NHGRI_mPonAbe1-v2.0_pri, whole genome shotgun sequence genome encodes:
- the FGR gene encoding tyrosine-protein kinase Fgr — encoded protein: MGCVFCKKLEPVATAKEDAGLEGDFRSYGAADHYGPDPTKAQPASSFAHISNYSNFSSQAINPGFLDSGTIRGVSGIGVTLFIALYDYEARTEDDLTFTKGEKFHILNNTEGDWWEARSLSSGQTGYIPSNYVAPVDSIQAEEWYFGKIGRKDAERQLLSPGNPQGAFLIRESETTKGAYSLSIRDWDQTRGNHVKHYKIRKLDMGGYYITTRVQFSSVQELVQHYMEVNDGLCNLLIAPCTIMKPQTLGLAKDAWEISRSSITLERRLGTGCFGDVWLGTWNGSTKVAVKTLKPGTMSPKAFLEEAQVMKLLRHDKLVQLYAVVSEEPIYIVTEFMCHGSLLDFLKNPEGQDLRLPQLVDMAAQVAEGMAYMERMNYIHRDLRAANILVGERLACKIADFGLARLIKDDEYNPCQGSKFPIKWTAPEAALFGRFTVKSDVWSFGILLTELITKGRIPYPGMNKREVLEQVEQGYHMPCPPGCPASLYEAMEQTWRLDPEERPTFEYLQSFLEDYFTSAEPQYQPGDQT